Proteins from one Heptranchias perlo isolate sHepPer1 chromosome 42, sHepPer1.hap1, whole genome shotgun sequence genomic window:
- the LOC137306228 gene encoding sialic acid-binding Ig-like lectin 13 isoform X1 produces MIRKPYFLLSLLQAVLSQEWKADTPRDVRAQKGLCALIPCHYSYPSNLANKHRDGVWFNTEEVRPWAPLAFHSKDHGHESDRFRHRTGLSGDLKDGDCSLIINNITAEDAGPYFFRVEFDNGENFNYYPATQLHVSDFTDKPTIFAPEIIEGKSCNITCTFNTTCRGTAPDLTWDNPTDVPGSVSNSVTQHGGTLTYSSVLTLVPSPKHYGQTLTCRVSFPSVSSQRTLALTVQYSSISITEGNSTALHCSVESFPASNLRWEHLGVTVNRSSSNNEVRLELPHVTSRVAGEYRCVAENEHGAVESSITITVERRETHEWKGALLGVGITLSGTLAGFLIYICVRKGRNTGKGHSAQAVRAGIYSPHEQSDKPWKDEEETLGIETDRYRNVFQADNIYENCNLDEDSIYANV; encoded by the exons ATGATCAGGAAACCTTACTTCCTCCTGTCACTTCTCCAAG CTGTATTGTCACAAGAGTGGAAGGCCGACACCCCACGAGATGTGAGAGCACAGAAAGGTTTGTGTGCGCTGATTCCATGCCATTACAGTTACCCATCGAATTTGGCAAACAAACATCGAGATGGAGTCTGGTTTAACACTGAGGAAGTGAGACCATGGGCTCCCCTAGCCTTTCACTCCAAGGACCACGGACACGAGTCGGACCGGTTCAGACATCGGACCGGTCTGTCTGGAGACCTGAAAGATGGCGACTGTTCCCTGATTATAAACAACATCACAGCGGAAGATGCAGGTCCTTATTTTTTCAGAGTAGAATTTGACAACGGGGAAAACTTCAACTATTACCCAGCAACACAGCTTCACGTTTCCG ATTTCACAGATAAACCCACAATATTCGCTCCTGAAATTATTGAGGGTAAATCTTGCAACATAACCTGCACCTTCAACACAACGTGCAGGGGAACAGCACCTGACTTAACCTGGGACAATCCCACTGATGTTCCCGGGTCTGTCTCAAACAGTGTAACTCAGCATGGTGGAACTCTGACATATTCTTCTGTTCTGACTCTGGTCCCATCACCCAAACACTACGGGCAGACTCTCACCTGTAGAGTCAGCTTCCCATCTGTTTCATCGCAACGGACCCTCGCACTAACTGTTCAAT ATTCATCGATCAGTATAACAGAAGGGAATTCTACAGCCCTACACTGCTCTGTCGAAAGCTTCCCAGCTTCCAATCTGAGGTGGGAACATCTCGGAgtcacagtgaacagaagcagtTCCAACAACGAGGTACGATTGGAGCTTCCTCACGTGACATCCAGGGTCGCTGGAGAGTATCGGTGTGTGGCGGAGAATGAACATGGGGCTGTGGAGAGTTCCATAACCATCACCGTGGAAC GGAGAGAAACACATGAATGGAAAGGAGCATTGCTTGGTGTTGGAATCACGTTGAGTGGGACACTGGCCGGGTTCTTGATCTACATCTGCGTGCGAAA GGGCCGCaacacaggaaaaggccattcagcccaagcaGTGCGTGCTGGCATTTACTCTCCACACGAGCAGTCGGACAAGCCCTGG AAGGATGAGGAAGAGACGCTGGGAATCGAAACTGACCGTTACAGGAATGTATTTCAAGCCGATAATATCTACGAAAACTGCAATCTTGACGAGGACTCTATTTATGCAAATGTATAA
- the LOC137306228 gene encoding sialic acid-binding Ig-like lectin 13 isoform X2, giving the protein MIRKPYFLLSLLQAVLSQEWKADTPRDVRAQKGLCALIPCHYSYPSNLANKHRDGVWFNTEEVRPWAPLAFHSKDHGHESDRFRHRTGLSGDLKDGDCSLIINNITAEDAGPYFFRVEFDNGENFNYYPATQLHVSDFTDKPTIFAPEIIEGKSCNITCTFNTTCRGTAPDLTWDNPTDVPGSVSNSVTQHGGTLTYSSVLTLVPSPKHYGQTLTCRVSFPSVSSQRTLALTVQYAPRNLSITSLDMIKDSSISITEGNSTALHCSVESFPASNLRWEHLGVTVNRSSSNNEVRLELPHVTSRVAGEYRCVAENEHGAVESSITITVERRETHEWKGALLGVGITLSGTLAGFLIYICVRKGRNTGKGHSAQAVRAGIYSPHEQSDKPWKDEEETLGIETDRYRNVFQADNIYENCNLDEDSIYANV; this is encoded by the exons ATGATCAGGAAACCTTACTTCCTCCTGTCACTTCTCCAAG CTGTATTGTCACAAGAGTGGAAGGCCGACACCCCACGAGATGTGAGAGCACAGAAAGGTTTGTGTGCGCTGATTCCATGCCATTACAGTTACCCATCGAATTTGGCAAACAAACATCGAGATGGAGTCTGGTTTAACACTGAGGAAGTGAGACCATGGGCTCCCCTAGCCTTTCACTCCAAGGACCACGGACACGAGTCGGACCGGTTCAGACATCGGACCGGTCTGTCTGGAGACCTGAAAGATGGCGACTGTTCCCTGATTATAAACAACATCACAGCGGAAGATGCAGGTCCTTATTTTTTCAGAGTAGAATTTGACAACGGGGAAAACTTCAACTATTACCCAGCAACACAGCTTCACGTTTCCG ATTTCACAGATAAACCCACAATATTCGCTCCTGAAATTATTGAGGGTAAATCTTGCAACATAACCTGCACCTTCAACACAACGTGCAGGGGAACAGCACCTGACTTAACCTGGGACAATCCCACTGATGTTCCCGGGTCTGTCTCAAACAGTGTAACTCAGCATGGTGGAACTCTGACATATTCTTCTGTTCTGACTCTGGTCCCATCACCCAAACACTACGGGCAGACTCTCACCTGTAGAGTCAGCTTCCCATCTGTTTCATCGCAACGGACCCTCGCACTAACTGTTCAAT ACGCTCCGAGGAATCTCTCAATTACTTCTCTTGATATGATTAAAGATTCATCGATCAGTATAACAGAAGGGAATTCTACAGCCCTACACTGCTCTGTCGAAAGCTTCCCAGCTTCCAATCTGAGGTGGGAACATCTCGGAgtcacagtgaacagaagcagtTCCAACAACGAGGTACGATTGGAGCTTCCTCACGTGACATCCAGGGTCGCTGGAGAGTATCGGTGTGTGGCGGAGAATGAACATGGGGCTGTGGAGAGTTCCATAACCATCACCGTGGAAC GGAGAGAAACACATGAATGGAAAGGAGCATTGCTTGGTGTTGGAATCACGTTGAGTGGGACACTGGCCGGGTTCTTGATCTACATCTGCGTGCGAAA GGGCCGCaacacaggaaaaggccattcagcccaagcaGTGCGTGCTGGCATTTACTCTCCACACGAGCAGTCGGACAAGCCCTGG AAGGATGAGGAAGAGACGCTGGGAATCGAAACTGACCGTTACAGGAATGTATTTCAAGCCGATAATATCTACGAAAACTGCAATCTTGACGAGGACTCTATTTATGCAAATGTATAA